A section of the Cottoperca gobio chromosome 17, fCotGob3.1, whole genome shotgun sequence genome encodes:
- the LOC115022534 gene encoding frizzled-8-like: MERSIPGWCVLLALVLHGTGCMAAKELQCQEISVPLCKGIGYNYTYMPNQFNHDTQDEAGLEVHQFWPLVEIKCSPDLRFFLCSMYTPICLEDYKKPLPPCRSVCERAKAGCAPLMRQYGFPWPDRMRCDLLPEQGNQDTLCMDYNRSQTTTASPVVAKSTNRPVKPYNPRKKSGYGRGIPGKHKPAASPCEQGCFCRAPMVPVTGDSHPLHNRIKTGQILNCAMPCHNPYFTQEERTFTAFWIGLWSVLCFISTFATVATFLIDMERFKYPERPIIFLSACYMFVSIGYIVRLIAGHEEVACNRENGAEHIHYETTGPALCTIVFLLIYFFGMASSIWWVILSLTWFLAAGMKWGNEAIASYAQYFHLAAWLIPSLKSIAVLALSSVDGDSVAGICYVGNQNLDNLRGFVLAPLVIYLFIGTMFLLAGFVSLFRIRSVIKQGGTKTDKLERLMIRIGVFTVLYTVPATVIVACYFYEQHNRQTWEITHNCTCMTDPSRQRPDYAVFMLKYFMCLLVGITSGAWIWSGKTLDSWRTFCTRCCWGSKASAGSMYSDVSTGLTWRSGTASSVSCPKQMPLSRV; encoded by the coding sequence ATGGAGAGGAGCATCCCGGGATGGTGTGTGCTGTTAGCCCTTGTCCTGCACGGAACGGGCTGTATGGCGGCAAAGGAGCTCCAGTGCCAGGAGATCTCTGTGCCTCTGTGCAAAGGAATCGGCTACAATTACACCTACATGCCCAACCAGTTCAACCACGACACGCAGGACGAAGCCGGGCTGGAGGTGCACCAGTTTTGGCCGCTGGTTGAGATAAAGTGCTCCCCGGACTTGCGCTTCTTCCTCTGCAGCATGTACACGCCGATCTGCCTGGAAGACTACAAGAAGCCTCTGCCGCCGTGTAGGAGCGTATGTGAGCGAGCCAAAGCTGGCTGCGCTCCCCTCATGAGGCAGTACGGATTCCCGTGGCCAGACCGGATGAGGTGCGACCTGCTGCCAGAGCAAGGCAACCAGGACACGCTGTGCATGGACTACAACCGGAGTCAGACCACCACTGCATCCCCCGTGGTGGCGAAGTCGACCAACCGACCCGTGAAGCCGTACAACCCGAGGAAGAAGAGCGGCTACGGTCGCGGCATCCCCGGGAAACACAAACCAGCAGCGTCTCCGTGCGAGCAGGGATGCTTCTGCCGCGCGCCCATGGTGCCAGTGACCGGCGACAGCCACCCGCTTCACAACCGCATCAAGACGGGACAGATCCTGAACTGCGCCATGCCGTGCCACAACCCTTACTTCACCCAGGAAGAGAGGACTTTTACCGCCTTCTGGATTGGCCTGTGGTCCGTCCTGTGTTTCATCTCCACTTTTGCAACCGTGGCGACCTTTTTAATCGACATGGAGAGGTTTAAGTACCCAGAGCGCCCCATCATATTCCTCTCCGCCTGCTATATGTTTGTGTCCATTGGATACATTGTCAGACTGATCGCCGGACACGAGGAAGTGGCATGCAACAGGGAGAACGGCGCGGAACACATCCACTATGAGACCACAGGTCCTGCGCTCTGCACCATCGTGTTCCTGCTCATTTACTTCTTCGGCATGGCCAGCTCAATCTGGTGGGTGATACTTTCCCTCACTTGGTTTCTCGCCGCCGGTATGAAGTGGGGGAACGAGGCCATCGCCAGTTACGCACAGTACTTTCATTTGGCCGCCTGGCTCATCCCCAGTCTGAAATCCATCGCAGTTTTGGCTTTGAGCTCAGTGGATGGAGACTCCGTGGCTGGGATTTGCTACGTAGGCAACCAGAATTTGGATAACCTGCGAGGTTTTGTGTTGGCACCGCTGGTTATCTATCTGTTCATCGGCACCATGTTTCTGCTGGCCGGGTTCGTCTCGCTTTTCAGAATCAGGAGTGTAATCAAGCAAGGGGGCACCAAGACGGACAAATTGGAGAGGCTGATGATCCGAATAGGAGTTTTCACAGTTTTATACACTGTCCCAGCCACTGTCATAGTGGCGTGTTACTTTTACGAGCAGCACAACAGACAGACGTGGGAAATTACGCACAACTGTACGTGCATGACTGACCCGAGCAGGCAAAGGCCGGACTATGCTGTGTTCATGTTGAAATACTTTATGTGCCTCCTGGTAGGCATCACTTCGGGGGCCTGGATCTGGTCCGGGAAAACCTTGGACTCCTGGAGGACTTTTTGCACGCGGTGCTGCTGGGGGAGTAAAGCCTCCGCGGGCTCCATGTACAGTGACGTGAGCACGGGACTGACCTGGAGGTCCGGGACGGCCAGTTCCGTCTCATGTCCCAAACAGATGCCACTGTCCCGGGTTtga
- the LOC115022292 gene encoding gap junction delta-4 protein-like codes for MLVLRLLVVLLAGFTLFSDEQERFLCNTLQPGCSNVCFDAFAPVSVFRLWLFHLILLCLPHVLFATYVMHKVLSYPYFGGFSCDRSPEGSPFTLENSSSSRELSLRKASLHNLPHEWGVLRFYCSYFLVVILRILLEILFGASQFFLFGLSIPKSFLCYEAPCKSGVECFISRPTEKTVMLNLMLGVATLSILLSVVDLVSSMKAMVRWRRKREMLMEQMCKGEQSSMRTTTTTTEDSEVLLTKRISPGENAKNGFKDEKHANHKKRNDGSSNDKSPGSKDAKVEMSRSHTPMSSPIATHFVLHGHLRAPLCPRPDRGPAPKPRMPTPKLDQYTPGPQHSGQQSDSNESQDKRAWV; via the coding sequence ATGTTGGTGCTGCGTCTGCTGGTCGTCCTGCTGGCTGGCTTCACCCTCTTCAGTGACGAGCAGGAGCGGTTCCTGTGCAACACCCTCCAGCCGGGCTGCTCCAATGTGTGCTTTGATGCGTTTGCACCCGTGTCCGTCTTCCGTCTCTGGCTCTTCCACCTCATCTTGCTCTGTCTTCCCCATGTGCTGTTTGCAACCTACGTCATGCACAAAGTTTTGTCATATCCGTATTTTGGAGGTTTCTCCTGCGACAGGAGTCCAGAAGGTTCACCTTTCACCCTTGAGAACTCGAGCTCCTCTCGAGAACTGTCCTTGCGCAAAGCTTCACTTCACAACCTCCCACATGAATGGGGAGTGCTGCGCTTCTACTGCTCTTACTTCCTGGTTGTAATTCTACGCATCCTGCTAGAAATACTTTTTGGTGCAAGCCAGTTCTTTCTCTTTGGTTTGTCCATTCCTAAGAGCTTCCTCTGTTACGAGGCTCCCTGCAAATCTGGAGTAGAGTGCTTCATCTCCAGACCAACGGAGAAGACCGTAATGCTCAACTTGATGCTGGGTGTCGCCACCTTGTCCATTCTGCTTAGTGTGGTCGACCTGGTGAGCTCCATGAAGGCGATGgtgagatggaggaggaaaagggagaTGTTGATGGAGCAGATGTGTAAAGGAGAGCAAAGCAGTATGCGTACAACCACAACTACGACTGAAGACAGCGAGGTCCTCTTAACCAAAAGAATCAGCCCCGGTGAAAACGCAAAGAACGGTTTTAAAGATGAGAAACATGCAAATCATAAAAAGAGGAACGATGGAAGCTCTAACGACAAGAGTCCAGGGAGCAAAGATGCTAAAGTCGAGATGTCTCGTTCACACACTCCCATGAGCTCTCCGATAGCAACTCACTTTGTCCTCCACGGCCACCTGAGAGCTCCACTGTGCCCTCGTCCTGACCGAGGACCAGCACCAAAGCCCAGGATGCCAACACCTAAACTGGACCAGTACACTCCGGGTCCACAACACTCAGGCCAACAGTCCGACAGCAATGAATCTCAAGACAAGAGGGCATGGGTGTAA